DNA sequence from the Streptomyces canus genome:
GGCTGCAGAACGAGCTCGGCATCGAGCCGGGCCGCGAGCTCCGCCTCGCCCACGCGAGCCTACTGCGCAGCTCGGAACAGGCCGCGACACCGAAGGAGGGGCGCCGGGAAGCCCCGCCGGCGGAGAACCCCGCGCCGCCGAACGCGCCGGCTGCGGTCCGTCCCACCCAACTCCCGCTGGACCTGCGCACCTTCGTCGGCCGCCGGGACGAACTGGCCCGGATCACCAACGCCCTCGACGGGCTCGACGAAGCCTCCGCGACCAGTTCGGCGGTGATCAACACCATCGAGGGAATGGCCGGCGTGGGCAAGACGACCCTCGCCGTGCACCTCGCCCACCGCCTCGCGCCCCGGTTCCCCGACGGCCAGCTCTACGTCAACCTCCGCGGCTTCGACGCGAGCGGACCCTGCGTCACAGCCGCCGAGGCCCTGCGCTCGTTCCTCATCGCCCTCGGCGTCTCCGCCCGCCACCTGCCCGCCGACCTCGACTCCCAGATGGCCCTCTACCGGAGCATCCTCGCGGACCGCCGGGTTTTGATCGTCCTCGACAACGCGCGCGACTCGCAGCACGTACGCCCCCTGCTGCCGGGCAGCTGCACCTGCCTCGTCGTCATCACCAGCCGCACCCAGCTGCGCGGCCTCGTCGCCACCCACGGAGCCGCCCCCCTGATCCTCGGCCCGCTCAGCGAGGCGGAGTCCCGTGAGGTCCTCGCGCGCCACCTGGGCCAGGACCGCACCGCCGCCGAACCCGAGGCCGTCGACACGATCCTGGAGTTCTGCCACCGCCTGCCCCTCGCCCTCGCGGTCATCGCGGCGCGCGCGGCCACCCTGCCCGGCTTCTCCCTCGCCTCCATCGCCGCCGAACTCCGGGCCGACCACGACAGCCTCGACGCCTTCGCCGACGACGACCCCTACACCGACCTGCGCACCGTCTTCTCCTGGTCCCTCGACGGCCTCGGCCCCGAGGCGGCCAGGCTCCTGCGGCTGCTGTCCCTGCACCCCGGACCCGACCTGTCCGCCTCCGCCGCGGCGAGCCTTGCCGCGCTGCCGCCGCGCCGGACCACGACGCTGCTGGCCAGGCTCGCCGACGCCCACCTGCTGATCCGGCCGCTGCCGAATCGTTTCGTCTTCCACGACATGCTCAAGATCTACGCGTCCGAGCAGCTCCAGGACCACGACGACGCCGACACGCGCGCAGCAGCCGTACGGCGGCTGCTCGACCACTACGCCCACGGCGCCCACGCCGCCACGACCGCGCTGACCCCCGACCGCATCGACGCCGCCCCCGACGCCCCCGCCGAACCGGGCGTCGAACTGGAGCCCCTCACCGGCCCGGCCTCGGCCGCTGCCTGGCTGGAGCGGGAACTGCCCGTGCTGCTGGCCACCGTGGAGCGGGCCGGGAGCACGGGCTACCCGGACCGCGCCTGGCTGCTGGCCCAGACCCTGGAGCTGTACCTGGACCGCAGGGGCCGCTGGCAGGACCAGATCGACATCCAGTCCATCGCCGTGGACGCCGCCCTCGCGCTCCAGGACCGGCGCCGCGAGGCGAAGGCCCGCCGGGCCCTGGGATTCGCGTACGGGCGCCTCGCCCAGGACGACCGGGCCCAAACCGAACTCCAGGAAGCGATGGCCCTGTTCACCGGACTCGGCGATCAGGGCGGCCAGGCCCGCACGCACCGGTCGCTGGCCTTCCTGGCCAACTGCCGCGACGACCACGACGCGGCCCTGCGCCACTACGCGCAGGCCCACGACCTGTACCGGGCGATCGGCAACCTCACCGGACAGGCGCTCGTCCTCAACGAGACGGGTTGGACCCACATCCTGAACGGCGCCCACCAGCAGGCCGTGGCCGTGTGCGCCCAGGCGGTGGCCCTGCACCAGGGGAGCGGCGACACCACCGGCGAGGCCGCGGCCTGGGACAGCCTCGGCTACGCCCACCACCACCTGGGCCACCACGAGGAAGCCCTCCGCTGTTACGAGCGCGCCCTGAAGCTCTACCAGCAGATGAACGACCGCTACCTGGAGGCCGACACCCTCCTGCACATGGGAGACACCCACGAGGCCCGGGGAAACCGCGCCGCCGCCCTGCCCCTGTGGCGGGAGGCGGTGCGGATCCTCGACGGACTCGGCCACCCCGAGGCCGGACAGGCCCGCGCCCGGCTGAGAGGCGAGGGAGCCGACGACCCGGCCGCTACGAAACGGACGTCAGGGGACACAGCCGGGTGAACGGCAGAGTGCGGCTCACATAGGCGAACTCCCCGCGTGACCTGACCTCCGCGGCCGATGACCGCAGCGTCCGCCTGGCGTCCTCGACCGCCCCGCTGCTGTGCTGGGCGTGGGCCAGCAGGCCCAGGTGGAGCGGCAGCCGGATGAGCAGCCGCCGCTCGCGCAGCTCGGCGACCGCCGACTCCAGGCTGTCGAGCGCGCCGGCCTCGCCGGTCTGCTGGAGCGCCCAGCTCCGGCACACCTGGAGCATGGCGGTCCAGTGGCTCAGCCCGTGGGCGCGG
Encoded proteins:
- a CDS encoding AfsR/SARP family transcriptional regulator; the encoded protein is MREDQDHHVRFAVLGSVKVWRRGAELSLGPPKQRALLALLLLHAGETVGLSQIVDVLWHGDPPNSAVNVVHRHIGSLRKLLEPDLPPRAPGAVLVRRAGGYGIDADATTLDLLRFRELRARARDAADDGEVSAAAELYTQALSLWRGEAAQGVSPDIRVHPLFSAVDSEHLAALREGADLMLALGTPAPVLPLLHRAIAQYPLDEAVHARLIQALARTGRQAEAFGLFQEMSLRLQNELGIEPGRELRLAHASLLRSSEQAATPKEGRREAPPAENPAPPNAPAAVRPTQLPLDLRTFVGRRDELARITNALDGLDEASATSSAVINTIEGMAGVGKTTLAVHLAHRLAPRFPDGQLYVNLRGFDASGPCVTAAEALRSFLIALGVSARHLPADLDSQMALYRSILADRRVLIVLDNARDSQHVRPLLPGSCTCLVVITSRTQLRGLVATHGAAPLILGPLSEAESREVLARHLGQDRTAAEPEAVDTILEFCHRLPLALAVIAARAATLPGFSLASIAAELRADHDSLDAFADDDPYTDLRTVFSWSLDGLGPEAARLLRLLSLHPGPDLSASAAASLAALPPRRTTTLLARLADAHLLIRPLPNRFVFHDMLKIYASEQLQDHDDADTRAAAVRRLLDHYAHGAHAATTALTPDRIDAAPDAPAEPGVELEPLTGPASAAAWLERELPVLLATVERAGSTGYPDRAWLLAQTLELYLDRRGRWQDQIDIQSIAVDAALALQDRRREAKARRALGFAYGRLAQDDRAQTELQEAMALFTGLGDQGGQARTHRSLAFLANCRDDHDAALRHYAQAHDLYRAIGNLTGQALVLNETGWTHILNGAHQQAVAVCAQAVALHQGSGDTTGEAAAWDSLGYAHHHLGHHEEALRCYERALKLYQQMNDRYLEADTLLHMGDTHEARGNRAAALPLWREAVRILDGLGHPEAGQARARLRGEGADDPAATKRTSGDTAG